A stretch of the Thiocystis violascens DSM 198 genome encodes the following:
- the pufA gene encoding light-harvesting antenna LH1, alpha subunit, which yields MSEIAKPKNPDDDWKIWLVVNPSTWLMPILFAVLLIVLTVHITVLNLGWFTWG from the coding sequence ATGAGCGAAATCGCAAAGCCCAAGAATCCCGATGACGATTGGAAAATCTGGCTGGTGGTGAATCCGTCGACCTGGTTAATGCCGATCCTGTTTGCCGTGCTGCTGATCGTGCTGACCGTGCATATCACCGTCCTGAACCTTGGTTGGTTTACCTGGGGCTGA
- the polA gene encoding DNA polymerase I, producing MPPKYPLILVDASGYLFRAYHALPKLTNSRGEPTGALLGVLNMLRKLIEEHRPEYLGVVFDAAGKSFRNDLYPAYKAHRPPMPEDLREQIQPLQEVIRAMGLPLLVIPEVEADDVIGTLATQAAAMGIPTLISTGDKDMAQLVDEHVTLVNTMTDTLLDPAGVREKFGVPPERIVDYLSLMGDSADNVPGVPKCGEKTAVKWIAEYGGLEGVIANAGTIKGKIGENLRAALDQLPLSRQLTTIKRDVALEYGPTDLRRTPPDVETLRGWYERFESRRLLATLDGIAQQADTPPAPEPVPPAALPHVDYDLILTPDAFEIWMRRLESAALFAFDTETTGLDYMRADLVGLSFAIEPGQAAYVPVAHAYPGAPDQLDRDRVLARLKPLLEDASRSKVGQNLKFDMSVLARHGIELRGIAHDTMLESYVLDSTATRHNMDALAKKYLDYDTVHFEDIAGKGVKQLSFDQIPLEQAGHYAAEDADITLRLHRAFWPRLEATPSLAHLYRSIEMPLVPILSRIERTGVRIDSGLLARQSQDLGRRIAELETQAYASARHPFNIGSPKQIGAIFFEELGLPVVAKTPKGAPSTSEDVLERLAADGHELPGLILQHRSLSKLKSTYTDKLPQMVNPETGRVHTSYHQAVAATGRLSSSDPNLQNIPIRTEEGRLIRRAFIAEPGYRMLAADYSQIELRIMAHLSGDERLLNAFVTGQDIHRATAAEILGLAPESVTSEQRRSAKAINFGLIYGMSAFGLARQLGIERGAAQEYVDRYFARYPGVRAFMDRIRAQAREDRYVETLFGRRLYLADIGHSNQGRRAGAERTAINAPMQGTAADIIKRAMIALDQWIQSERPPVRMIMQVHDELVFEVAEDAVEIASVRIRSAMESAAELAVPLIVDIGVGENWDEAH from the coding sequence ATGCCACCCAAATACCCCCTGATCCTGGTCGACGCCTCCGGCTATCTGTTTCGCGCCTATCACGCGCTGCCCAAGCTGACCAACTCCAGGGGCGAGCCGACCGGCGCCCTGCTGGGCGTGCTCAACATGCTGCGCAAACTGATCGAGGAACATCGGCCGGAATATCTCGGGGTGGTCTTCGACGCCGCCGGCAAGAGCTTTCGCAACGATCTTTATCCCGCGTACAAGGCGCATCGCCCGCCGATGCCGGAGGATCTGCGCGAACAGATCCAACCATTACAGGAAGTCATTCGGGCGATGGGTCTGCCGCTGCTGGTGATTCCGGAGGTCGAGGCCGATGACGTCATCGGTACGCTCGCCACCCAGGCAGCCGCCATGGGCATCCCGACCCTGATCTCGACTGGCGACAAGGACATGGCGCAACTCGTTGACGAGCATGTCACCTTGGTCAATACCATGACCGATACTCTGCTGGACCCGGCCGGGGTGCGGGAGAAATTTGGCGTCCCGCCCGAGCGCATCGTCGATTATCTGAGCCTGATGGGCGACAGCGCCGACAATGTGCCCGGCGTGCCGAAGTGCGGCGAAAAGACCGCCGTGAAGTGGATCGCCGAATACGGCGGACTGGAGGGCGTGATCGCCAACGCGGGGACGATCAAGGGTAAGATCGGGGAAAACCTGCGCGCGGCGCTCGACCAGTTACCGCTGTCGCGCCAGCTCACCACCATCAAGCGCGATGTCGCGCTTGAGTATGGCCCCACGGATCTGCGCCGAACCCCGCCCGACGTGGAAACCCTGCGCGGCTGGTACGAACGCTTCGAATCGCGCCGTCTGCTCGCGACCCTCGACGGAATCGCCCAGCAGGCCGACACACCGCCAGCGCCAGAGCCAGTGCCCCCGGCGGCCCTGCCCCACGTCGACTATGATCTGATCCTCACCCCGGACGCCTTCGAGATCTGGATGCGGCGCCTGGAGTCGGCCGCGCTGTTTGCGTTCGATACCGAAACCACCGGTCTCGACTACATGCGCGCCGACCTGGTGGGTCTGTCCTTCGCCATCGAGCCCGGCCAGGCGGCCTATGTTCCGGTCGCCCACGCCTATCCCGGCGCCCCGGATCAGCTCGACCGCGACCGGGTTCTAGCCCGATTGAAACCGCTGCTGGAGGACGCCAGCCGCTCCAAGGTTGGTCAGAATCTCAAGTTCGACATGAGCGTACTGGCCCGTCATGGCATCGAACTGCGCGGCATCGCCCACGACACCATGCTCGAAAGCTATGTGCTCGACAGCACCGCCACCCGGCACAACATGGACGCGCTAGCCAAGAAATATCTGGACTACGACACGGTGCATTTCGAGGACATCGCGGGCAAGGGAGTCAAGCAGCTCAGCTTCGATCAGATCCCGCTGGAGCAGGCCGGCCACTATGCCGCCGAGGACGCCGACATCACGCTGCGGCTACATCGGGCCTTCTGGCCCCGGCTGGAGGCGACCCCCTCGCTGGCCCATCTGTATCGTTCCATCGAGATGCCGCTGGTCCCCATCCTGTCGCGGATCGAGCGTACCGGGGTGCGGATCGACAGCGGCCTGCTGGCCCGTCAGAGCCAGGATCTGGGCCGGCGCATCGCCGAGCTGGAGACCCAGGCATACGCGAGCGCCCGCCATCCGTTCAACATCGGCTCGCCCAAGCAGATCGGGGCCATATTCTTCGAGGAGCTGGGTCTGCCGGTGGTCGCCAAGACCCCCAAGGGCGCGCCGTCCACCTCCGAGGACGTGCTGGAGCGACTGGCGGCGGACGGTCATGAACTCCCCGGTCTCATCCTCCAACACCGCAGTCTTTCGAAACTCAAATCCACCTACACCGACAAGCTGCCCCAGATGGTCAACCCCGAAACCGGGCGGGTGCATACCTCTTACCATCAGGCGGTCGCCGCCACCGGGCGCCTGTCGTCCAGCGATCCGAATCTACAGAACATCCCCATCCGCACCGAGGAAGGCCGGCTGATCCGTCGTGCCTTCATCGCGGAGCCGGGATACCGGATGCTCGCCGCCGACTACTCGCAGATCGAGCTGCGGATCATGGCCCATCTCTCCGGCGACGAACGGCTGCTCAACGCCTTCGTCACGGGCCAGGACATCCACCGCGCCACGGCGGCGGAGATTCTGGGTCTCGCACCCGAGTCAGTGACCAGCGAACAGCGTCGTTCGGCCAAAGCGATCAATTTCGGGCTCATCTATGGCATGTCGGCCTTTGGACTGGCGCGTCAGCTCGGCATCGAGCGGGGCGCCGCCCAGGAGTACGTGGACCGCTATTTCGCCCGCTATCCGGGGGTGCGGGCGTTCATGGACCGCATCCGCGCCCAGGCCCGCGAAGACCGCTATGTCGAAACCCTGTTCGGGCGTCGGCTCTATCTCGCCGACATCGGCCACAGCAACCAGGGGCGACGCGCGGGCGCCGAGCGCACCGCCATCAACGCCCCCATGCAGGGCACCGCCGCCGACATCATCAAGCGCGCCATGATCGCGCTGGATCAATGGATTCAGTCGGAACGCCCGCCGGTTCGCATGATCATGCAGGTCCATGACGAACTGGTGTTCGAGGTGGCGGAGGATGCCGTCGAGATAGCCAGCGTGCGGATTCGGAGCGCCATGGAGTCGGCGGCCGAACTGGCGGTTCCGCTGATCGTGGATATTGGCGTTGGCGAGAATTGGGACGAGGCGCATTGA
- a CDS encoding light-harvesting protein: MAEQQKSSISSISGLTEAQAKEFHAQFKVTYTAFVGLAGAVHLFILAAKPWF; this comes from the coding sequence ATGGCTGAGCAGCAGAAAAGCAGTATTTCGAGCATTTCGGGGCTTACCGAGGCACAAGCAAAAGAATTTCATGCACAGTTCAAGGTGACCTATACCGCGTTTGTCGGTTTGGCTGGCGCCGTTCATCTGTTCATTCTCGCGGCGAAACCCTGGTTTTGA
- the pufA gene encoding light-harvesting antenna LH1, alpha subunit, translating to MEFMGYKPLEQDYRFWMVVNPGTWLIPILMVVLGIALLVHMYAFSLPGQGFSAKAEAAPVVEAAPAVEAAPVAAPAQ from the coding sequence ATGGAATTCATGGGTTACAAACCGCTTGAGCAAGATTACCGGTTCTGGATGGTCGTCAATCCCGGCACTTGGCTAATCCCGATTCTGATGGTTGTTTTGGGGATTGCGCTGCTGGTGCACATGTACGCATTTTCCCTGCCGGGTCAGGGATTCAGCGCCAAGGCAGAAGCGGCTCCGGTGGTCGAAGCGGCTCCGGCTGTCGAAGCGGCGCCGGTTGCGGCTCCCGCGCAGTGA
- the pufA gene encoding light-harvesting antenna LH1, alpha subunit, which yields MSEIAKPKNPDDDWKIWLVVNPSTWLMPILFAVLLIVLTVHITVLNLGWFTWG from the coding sequence ATGAGCGAAATCGCAAAGCCGAAGAACCCCGATGACGATTGGAAAATCTGGCTGGTGGTCAATCCGTCGACCTGGTTGATGCCGATCCTGTTTGCCGTGCTGCTGATCGTGCTGACCGTGCACATCACCGTCCTGAACCTTGGTTGGTTTACCTGGGGCTGA
- the pufB gene encoding light-harvesting antenna LH1, beta subunit: MSSLSGLTEQQAKEFHEQFKITYTAFVGLAALAHMMVLAANPWF, encoded by the coding sequence ATGTCCTCGCTATCCGGCTTGACCGAACAACAAGCAAAAGAGTTCCACGAGCAGTTCAAGATTACCTATACCGCCTTTGTTGGCCTTGCGGCCCTGGCGCACATGATGGTGCTTGCCGCGAATCCCTGGTTTTAA
- the pufB gene encoding light-harvesting antenna LH1, beta subunit translates to MNGLTEQQAKEFHEQFKITYTAFVGLAALAHMMVLAANPWF, encoded by the coding sequence ATGAATGGCTTAACCGAACAGCAGGCGAAAGAGTTCCACGAGCAGTTCAAGATTACCTATACCGCCTTTGTTGGCCTTGCGGCCCTGGCGCACATGATGGTGCTTGCCGCGAACCCTTGGTTTTAA
- the pufB gene encoding light-harvesting antenna LH1, beta subunit — protein MNGLTEQQAKEFHAQFKITYTAFVGLAALAHMMVLAANPWF, from the coding sequence ATGAATGGCTTAACTGAACAGCAAGCAAAAGAGTTCCATGCACAGTTCAAGATTACCTATACCGCCTTTGTTGGCCTTGCGGCCCTGGCGCACATGATGGTGCTTGCCGCGAACCCTTGGTTTTAA
- a CDS encoding helix-turn-helix domain-containing protein, which yields MKEPLFIRPLSAEERQTLEAGLCASDSFIRRRCQILLSNADGHTAPKLSVMLGCASETARSALRAFAVEGLECLNAKSRRPKNLHRPLLEGEQAEQLRALLHFHPREFGKSANLWTLSLIAEVAFERGLTGRLLCIEAIRQVLKRLGVDWKQAKHWSANPFLRDARREAPQSAVRAGGDNAGIPAVAWRV from the coding sequence ATGAAAGAGCCCCTTTTCATCCGCCCCCTGAGTGCCGAGGAGCGGCAGACCCTGGAAGCCGGCCTTTGCGCATCCGATTCCTTCATCCGGCGCCGCTGCCAGATTCTGCTGTCCAATGCCGATGGTCATACGGCCCCGAAACTTTCCGTCATGCTCGGTTGCGCCTCGGAAACCGCGCGTAGTGCCCTGCGCGCCTTTGCTGTCGAGGGGCTGGAATGTCTCAACGCGAAGTCGCGCCGCCCCAAGAATCTCCACCGTCCCTTGCTGGAGGGCGAGCAAGCCGAGCAACTCCGTGCGTTACTCCACTTTCATCCGCGGGAGTTTGGCAAATCGGCCAATCTCTGGACCCTGTCCTTGATCGCTGAAGTTGCCTTCGAGCGTGGCCTGACTGGACGGTTGTTGTGCATTGAAGCGATTCGGCAGGTGTTGAAGCGGCTGGGAGTCGACTGGAAGCAGGCCAAACACTGGTCTGCCAACCCCTTCTTGCGCGATGCGCGTCGAGAAGCGCCGCAGTCTGCTGTCCGTGCGGGTGGCGACAACGCCGGAATTCCCGCCGTTGCCTGGCGAGTGTAA